A region from the Nostoc sp. HK-01 genome encodes:
- a CDS encoding integrase has product MPDKEFGLTGELTQVTEAIFLGESNFVVDPLHIILESSDSQKLKFHLIQWLAESPNRQIKSQRKQAVADTLGVSTRQVERLLKEYNEDRLNETAGVQRSDKGQYRVSEYWQEYIKTTYENSLKEKHPMSPASVVREVKRHAIVDLGLEQGDYPHPATVYRILNPLIEQQKLKKKIRNPGSGSWLTVETRDGKQLKAEFSNQIIQCDHTELDIRIVDNNGVLLPERPWLTTVVDTFSSYVLGFHLWIKQPGSAEVALALRHSILPKQYSHDYELSKPWGYGPPFQYFFTDGGKDFRSKHLKAIGKKLGFQCELRDRPNQGGIVERIFKTINTQALKDLPGYTGSNVQERPENAEKEACLTIQDIDKVLAGFFCDIYNHEPYPKDPRDTRFERWFKGMGGKLPEPLDERELDICLMKETQRVVQAHGSIQFENLVYRGESLRAYKGEYVTLRYDPDHILTLYVYSCDANDDLGDFLGYVHAVNMDTQELSLEELKSLNKERNKALREHCNYDALLALGKRKELVKERKQEKKEIRQAEQQRLRSGSKKNSNVVELRKSRAKNYLRNNEPIEVLPERVSREEIQVQKTEVQIEVSEQADNLKQERHQLVISRRKQNLKNIW; this is encoded by the coding sequence ATGCCAGACAAAGAATTTGGATTAACCGGAGAATTGACACAAGTTACGGAAGCTATTTTCCTTGGTGAAAGTAATTTTGTGGTCGATCCATTACACATTATTCTGGAATCCTCAGATAGCCAGAAACTCAAATTTCATCTCATCCAATGGCTTGCTGAATCACCGAATCGACAGATTAAGTCTCAAAGAAAACAGGCAGTTGCAGACACCCTTGGTGTTTCTACTCGGCAGGTGGAGCGTCTTCTCAAAGAATATAATGAAGACAGATTAAATGAGACAGCCGGAGTACAACGCTCAGACAAGGGACAATATCGAGTTAGCGAATACTGGCAAGAATATATAAAAACGACTTACGAAAATAGCCTGAAAGAAAAACATCCAATGTCGCCAGCATCTGTGGTTCGTGAAGTGAAGCGACACGCAATCGTTGACCTTGGGCTTGAACAAGGAGACTATCCTCATCCAGCTACTGTTTATCGAATTTTAAATCCGTTAATTGAGCAACAAAAACTGAAGAAAAAAATTAGAAATCCAGGTTCTGGGTCTTGGTTGACGGTGGAAACACGAGACGGCAAGCAACTAAAAGCTGAGTTTAGCAACCAAATTATTCAATGTGACCATACAGAACTTGATATTCGGATAGTTGATAATAACGGTGTGTTGTTACCTGAGCGACCTTGGTTAACTACTGTTGTTGATACTTTCTCCAGTTATGTTTTAGGTTTCCACTTGTGGATAAAACAACCTGGGTCTGCTGAAGTGGCTCTTGCTTTAAGACATTCTATATTACCCAAGCAGTATTCCCATGACTATGAACTGAGTAAACCTTGGGGTTATGGCCCTCCTTTTCAATACTTTTTTACTGATGGCGGCAAAGATTTTCGCTCTAAACACCTTAAAGCCATTGGCAAGAAACTGGGATTTCAATGCGAATTGCGCGATCGCCCCAACCAAGGTGGTATTGTAGAACGGATTTTTAAAACAATCAATACTCAAGCCCTGAAAGACTTACCCGGTTACACAGGATCTAATGTTCAGGAACGTCCTGAAAATGCAGAAAAAGAAGCTTGTTTGACCATACAGGATATAGACAAGGTTTTGGCTGGTTTCTTTTGCGACATTTATAACCATGAACCTTATCCCAAAGATCCCCGCGACACAAGATTTGAAAGATGGTTCAAGGGAATGGGAGGAAAACTACCTGAGCCTTTGGATGAGCGAGAATTGGATATTTGTTTAATGAAAGAAACTCAACGAGTTGTTCAAGCTCATGGTTCTATCCAGTTCGAGAACTTGGTTTATCGAGGAGAATCACTCAGGGCTTATAAAGGTGAATATGTGACGCTGAGATATGACCCAGACCATATTCTGACATTATATGTCTACAGTTGTGATGCAAATGATGATCTAGGAGATTTCTTAGGGTACGTTCATGCAGTAAACATGGATACTCAAGAATTGAGTTTAGAAGAATTGAAAAGTCTTAATAAGGAGCGTAACAAAGCTCTTAGAGAGCATTGTAATTATGATGCCCTATTAGCATTAGGTAAGCGTAAGGAGCTTGTAAAAGAGCGTAAACAGGAAAAGAAAGAAATAAGACAAGCAGAACAACAACGCTTACGTTCTGGTTCTAAGAAAAACTCAAATGTTGTTGAATTAAGAAAAAGTAGAGCTAAGAATTATTTAAGGAATAATGAGCCAATTGAAGTATTACCAGAAAGAGTTTCCAGAGAAGAAATACAGGTTCAAAAAACTGAGGTGCAAATAGAAGTATCTGAGCAAGCTGATAATTTAAAACAGGAAAGGCATCAGTTAGTTATTTCTAGGCGCAAACAAAATTTAAAGAATATTTGGTGA
- a CDS encoding multi-sensor hybrid histidine kinase, which translates to MQRLSQFARVAPRHRRLLILSLGLLALVAAHGMALIYRIQPGVSLWFPPSGVAIALSFWFGIDGIILTGLASFLMSPFWGLHGWEQFIGFTDVVEPLVAWLLYCRLWKGSLIFNSLKDAAIFTLSVPLIASTSLAVVGSLTWVAIGKMPVTNLTNSITHWWLGNAIGIMGITPTILLVLTPYLQSWGWLSRSKVSDYASPSFRFPACRPLLLEVSTILFLCISIASVTVSEVSANSDTDFRFQQLSFLSFIPVMWAATRFGVSTGMLISTFSILITLFSYLLIYPNAILLPRFPVQPEVLHVHKLSLLVQSMVTLLVGVAITERAKVQVELAIEKFRIGEYQARAELSEKLIQLNDSLVETNVRLEDSNREKDKLLKAEKALRTRLSNILESMTDAFIAVNQDWQITYINQQAANIKGVKPETIVAQNYWEQWPGMQGQEFEREYCRAIAESIPVHFEALYMPKNMWLEIHAYPFEDGLGIFFRDITQRKQAEVERENLLAREQSARTEAEKANRIKDEFIAVLSHELRTPLNPILGWVTLLRRRNYEDDKLTHGLETIERNAKLQIQLIEDLLDVSRIQQRKIILNLQPVNLTEILHASLDTVALAIEAKNLQVQKILYLDTAWVKGDAERLQQIVCNLLSNAIKFTPTAGKVEIILKRVDTFAEIQIQDNGKGISSEFLPFVFDYFRQADGTITRQFGGLGLGLAIVRHLTELHGGTVQAESLGEGMGAKFTVKLPLMLDFIPQNKNTVTVDEALNLTGLHILVVDDDLDTGKFLTVVLEQLGAKVTAIASGSQALEFLATSKADILLSDIGMPGIDGYMLIRLIRALPPEQGGQIPAIALTAYAGEINQQQALAAGFQIHLIKPVEQPQLLNAIRQILANLD; encoded by the coding sequence ATGCAACGTTTGTCGCAATTTGCTAGGGTCGCGCCCAGACATCGACGGCTTTTGATTTTATCACTAGGGCTATTAGCTTTGGTTGCTGCTCATGGAATGGCGCTGATCTACCGTATTCAGCCAGGAGTGTCATTATGGTTTCCGCCATCTGGGGTAGCGATCGCCCTCAGTTTCTGGTTTGGCATAGATGGTATCATCCTCACAGGTCTTGCATCTTTCCTCATGTCTCCTTTTTGGGGATTGCATGGTTGGGAGCAATTTATTGGTTTCACCGATGTTGTAGAGCCTTTAGTTGCTTGGTTACTTTACTGTCGTCTTTGGAAAGGTTCTCTCATCTTTAATAGCCTCAAAGATGCAGCTATTTTTACCTTGAGTGTACCTTTAATAGCCAGCACTAGTTTAGCTGTAGTCGGCAGTTTAACTTGGGTAGCCATAGGCAAAATGCCTGTTACTAACCTAACTAACAGTATTACTCATTGGTGGTTAGGAAATGCGATCGGGATTATGGGGATTACACCGACAATTTTGCTAGTATTAACTCCTTATCTGCAATCGTGGGGTTGGTTATCTCGTTCTAAAGTATCAGATTATGCCTCACCGAGTTTCAGATTTCCAGCTTGTCGTCCTCTCTTACTGGAAGTCAGCACTATCTTATTTCTGTGCATTAGCATTGCATCTGTAACTGTTTCGGAAGTTTCAGCCAATAGCGACACAGATTTTCGGTTTCAACAGTTATCTTTTTTGAGCTTTATTCCCGTAATGTGGGCTGCTACTCGCTTCGGAGTATCTACGGGGATGCTCATATCTACATTTTCAATACTAATAACGCTGTTCTCTTATTTATTAATATATCCTAATGCTATATTATTACCGCGTTTTCCAGTACAACCAGAAGTTTTACATGTTCACAAATTAAGTCTCTTAGTACAATCTATGGTGACTTTATTAGTGGGAGTTGCCATTACAGAAAGAGCAAAAGTTCAAGTAGAACTGGCGATAGAAAAATTCAGGATAGGAGAATATCAAGCTCGCGCTGAATTATCAGAAAAACTCATTCAACTCAATGATTCCCTAGTGGAAACGAATGTTCGTTTAGAAGACTCCAATCGAGAAAAAGATAAATTATTAAAAGCCGAAAAAGCTCTACGGACTCGCCTCAGCAATATTTTAGAAAGTATGACAGATGCTTTTATTGCAGTTAATCAAGATTGGCAAATAACATACATTAATCAACAAGCTGCAAATATTAAAGGTGTAAAACCAGAAACTATAGTTGCTCAAAATTATTGGGAGCAATGGCCAGGAATGCAAGGTCAAGAATTTGAGCGTGAATACTGTCGGGCGATCGCAGAATCAATACCTGTGCATTTTGAAGCATTATATATGCCGAAAAATATGTGGTTAGAAATTCATGCTTACCCTTTTGAAGATGGACTGGGTATATTCTTTCGGGATATTACTCAGCGCAAACAAGCAGAAGTAGAACGAGAAAATCTTTTAGCAAGAGAGCAATCTGCCCGCACTGAAGCTGAAAAAGCCAATAGAATAAAAGACGAGTTTATTGCCGTTCTTTCTCATGAATTGCGGACTCCCCTTAATCCTATTTTAGGTTGGGTAACACTACTCAGAAGACGCAATTATGAAGATGATAAACTAACGCATGGACTAGAAACCATTGAGCGTAATGCTAAATTACAAATTCAACTGATTGAAGACTTATTAGATGTTTCTCGGATTCAACAAAGAAAAATAATTTTAAATCTTCAGCCTGTTAATTTAACTGAGATTTTACATGCGTCTCTAGATACTGTTGCTTTAGCTATCGAAGCTAAGAATCTGCAAGTACAAAAAATATTGTATCTTGATACAGCATGGGTTAAAGGTGATGCTGAACGCCTACAGCAGATAGTCTGTAATTTACTTTCCAACGCCATCAAATTTACCCCCACTGCTGGTAAAGTAGAAATTATTTTAAAACGAGTTGATACCTTTGCTGAAATTCAAATTCAAGACAATGGTAAGGGTATTAGTTCAGAGTTTTTACCATTCGTATTTGATTATTTTCGGCAAGCTGATGGCACAATTACCCGTCAATTTGGTGGCTTAGGATTAGGTTTAGCAATTGTGCGCCATCTCACAGAACTACATGGTGGAACTGTACAAGCCGAAAGTCTGGGAGAAGGAATGGGTGCAAAATTTACAGTTAAATTACCCTTGATGCTGGATTTTATTCCGCAAAACAAAAATACTGTAACCGTTGATGAGGCTTTAAATTTAACAGGTTTACATATTTTGGTAGTAGATGATGATTTAGATACGGGAAAGTTTTTAACTGTGGTATTAGAACAATTGGGTGCTAAAGTAACAGCGATCGCATCTGGTAGCCAAGCGTTAGAATTTCTTGCAACCAGTAAAGCAGATATACTTTTAAGTGATATCGGTATGCCAGGAATTGACGGATATATGCTAATACGTCTGATTCGCGCCCTCCCACCCGAACAAGGCGGACAAATACCCGCGATCGCCCTGACAGCCTACGCAGGTGAGATAAATCAACAACAGGCTTTAGCCGCTGGGTTTCAAATTCACTTAATTAAACCTGTTGAACAACCACAATTGCTAAATGCGATCAGGCAAATTTTGGCTAACTTAGATTAA
- a CDS encoding TetR family transcriptional regulator, which translates to MNNPLGRPRSSQVDQAILQATLDLLAEIGYQSMSIEAIASRAGVGKTTIYRRYSSKEELVADAIENLREDVLIPDTGSFWGDMDIVIDNAATRIQSPLGRQTLALIISTASSNPQFAQVYWKKYTKPRRDAFAQVMERAKSRGEIQADANIDLIIDLVSGSIYYALVFKPTPEPLATYMRQTLELIIQGVGTN; encoded by the coding sequence ATGAACAACCCTTTAGGTAGACCACGTAGTAGCCAAGTAGACCAAGCAATTCTGCAAGCGACCCTAGATTTACTCGCAGAAATTGGATATCAAAGTATGAGTATAGAAGCGATCGCCTCCCGTGCAGGTGTTGGCAAAACGACAATTTATCGGCGTTATTCTTCTAAAGAAGAATTAGTGGCAGATGCGATCGAAAATCTCAGAGAAGATGTATTAATACCGGATACTGGCAGTTTTTGGGGAGATATGGATATTGTGATCGATAATGCAGCAACAAGAATTCAGAGTCCCCTAGGCCGCCAGACACTCGCCTTAATTATCAGTACAGCATCTAGCAATCCGCAGTTTGCCCAAGTCTATTGGAAAAAATATACCAAACCGCGACGAGATGCCTTTGCACAAGTCATGGAACGTGCTAAGTCCAGAGGAGAAATTCAAGCTGATGCTAACATTGACTTAATTATTGACCTTGTGAGTGGATCAATCTATTACGCACTCGTCTTTAAACCGACACCAGAACCATTAGCCACCTATATGCGCCAGACTCTAGAACTGATAATTCAAGGTGTTGGCACTAATTAA
- a CDS encoding EmrB/QacA family drug resistance transporter: protein MAVTQSSSVNQAGYVQGPLKWAIAFSAALGAILEVIDTSIVNVALTPMQASLGATVSEIGWVVTGYAIANVVLIPLSAWLGDYFGKKTYFIFSLIGFTIASVVCGLSINLPMLIISRIAQGLFGGGLLAKAQAILFETFPPAEQGLAQAVFGVGVISGPAIGPTLGGYLTDALGWRWIFFINIPFGILAVFMSWTFLPKDNSNKTKNQGVDWLGIGLLVIAIGCMQIVLEEGEKEDWFSSGFITSLAVASVLGLGLFIWWELKTTHPAVALRVLRHRSLAAGSFLSAIVGMGLYGALFAVPIFAQSILHFTATQTGLLLAPGALASAVVMIMLGKLSTKIDARLLIAIGGVGTAFVMFDLSNLTVQTGTDDLFWPLVWRGAFTVLMFLPLSLATLGPLPKQDVSAGSGFYNLTRQLGGSVGIAILTTLLDKREAFHRAILSTNLTPYDFETNQRLNLLTGAMQSQGMDATTAQQQALALLQQTINTQAAVLSFADIFRVVGVAFLCSLPLLLFLGKGGAGAKAPVGH, encoded by the coding sequence ATGGCTGTTACTCAAAGTTCTAGTGTTAACCAAGCTGGTTATGTACAGGGGCCGTTAAAGTGGGCGATCGCGTTCTCTGCTGCTCTAGGCGCGATTCTCGAAGTAATTGATACAAGTATTGTCAACGTTGCTCTAACCCCGATGCAAGCCAGTTTAGGAGCAACTGTGAGTGAAATAGGCTGGGTAGTGACGGGATATGCGATCGCTAACGTCGTGTTAATTCCTTTATCTGCTTGGTTAGGAGATTATTTCGGTAAAAAAACATACTTCATATTTTCGCTGATTGGCTTTACTATTGCCTCAGTTGTCTGTGGGTTGTCAATTAACCTACCAATGCTGATAATTTCGCGTATCGCCCAGGGATTATTTGGTGGGGGATTGTTAGCCAAAGCCCAAGCCATTTTATTTGAAACCTTTCCCCCAGCCGAGCAAGGTTTAGCGCAAGCAGTATTTGGTGTGGGAGTGATTTCTGGCCCAGCAATTGGCCCTACATTGGGAGGTTATCTGACCGACGCTTTAGGCTGGCGCTGGATTTTCTTTATTAACATCCCCTTTGGGATTTTAGCAGTATTCATGTCTTGGACGTTTCTGCCGAAGGATAACAGTAACAAGACCAAGAACCAAGGTGTTGACTGGTTAGGGATTGGGCTTTTAGTAATTGCGATCGGCTGTATGCAAATTGTCTTAGAAGAAGGCGAGAAAGAAGACTGGTTTTCTTCTGGGTTTATTACCAGTTTGGCTGTCGCTAGTGTTTTAGGGTTGGGACTATTTATTTGGTGGGAACTGAAAACCACTCATCCCGCCGTTGCATTGAGAGTTTTGCGCCACCGTTCTTTAGCTGCGGGAAGTTTTTTATCTGCAATTGTGGGGATGGGATTGTATGGTGCGCTGTTTGCTGTGCCGATTTTCGCCCAAAGTATCCTGCACTTTACAGCCACACAGACAGGATTATTGTTAGCGCCTGGTGCTTTAGCCTCAGCGGTTGTGATGATTATGCTAGGGAAATTGTCTACCAAAATCGATGCCAGATTATTAATTGCGATCGGTGGTGTAGGAACCGCCTTTGTCATGTTTGACTTGTCCAATCTGACTGTGCAAACTGGTACAGATGATTTATTTTGGCCTTTGGTCTGGCGGGGAGCCTTTACAGTATTGATGTTTTTACCCTTGAGTTTGGCAACTTTAGGGCCTTTACCCAAGCAAGATGTTTCTGCTGGTTCCGGCTTTTACAACCTCACCCGACAACTAGGGGGTAGTGTGGGTATTGCCATCCTCACCACTTTGTTAGATAAACGCGAAGCCTTTCATCGCGCGATTTTATCAACTAACCTGACTCCTTATGATTTTGAAACCAATCAGCGCCTCAATTTGCTCACTGGCGCAATGCAAAGCCAGGGAATGGATGCAACAACTGCTCAACAACAAGCTTTAGCTTTACTTCAGCAAACAATTAATACTCAAGCGGCTGTTTTATCATTTGCAGATATCTTTCGAGTTGTCGGAGTAGCGTTTCTTTGCTCATTACCGTTGCTGTTATTTTTAGGTAAAGGCGGTGCAGGCGCGAAAGCCCCAGTCGGACATTAG
- a CDS encoding chorismate synthase — MGNTFGHLFRITTFGESHGGGVGVVIDGCPPQLQITAEEIQFELDRRRPGQSKITTPRKEADTCEILSGVFEGKTLGTPISILVRNKDTRPQDYDEMAVKYRPSHADATYDAKYGIRNWQGGGRSSARETIGRVAAGAIAKKILRQVANVEVISYVKRIKDLEGIIDPNTVTLEQVESNIVRCPDDECANRMIELIEQTGRQGDSIGGVVECVARNVPKGLGEPVFDKLEADIAKAVMSLPASKGFEIGSGFAGTLLTGIEHNDEFYIDENGEIRTVTNRSGGIQGGISNGENIILRVAFKPTATIRKEQKTVTREGEETLLAAKGRHDPCVLPRAVPMVEAMVALVLCDHLLRHHGQCQVL; from the coding sequence ATGGGCAATACTTTTGGGCATCTATTTCGCATCACTACTTTTGGTGAATCCCACGGCGGCGGGGTGGGAGTTGTAATTGATGGTTGTCCGCCGCAACTGCAAATCACCGCAGAAGAAATTCAGTTTGAGTTAGATAGAAGGCGACCAGGGCAAAGTAAAATTACCACGCCGCGCAAGGAAGCAGACACCTGTGAGATTTTGTCTGGGGTGTTTGAGGGAAAAACTCTGGGGACACCGATTTCGATTTTGGTGCGGAATAAAGATACCCGTCCGCAAGACTATGACGAGATGGCGGTGAAATATCGCCCTTCCCATGCGGATGCGACCTATGATGCTAAATATGGAATTCGGAATTGGCAAGGGGGCGGTCGGTCTTCGGCACGGGAGACAATTGGTAGAGTGGCTGCAGGTGCGATCGCTAAAAAAATTCTCCGACAAGTTGCTAATGTAGAAGTGATTAGTTATGTCAAACGCATCAAAGATTTAGAAGGCATAATTGACCCTAATACCGTTACTTTAGAACAAGTAGAAAGCAACATTGTCCGCTGTCCTGATGATGAATGCGCCAATCGGATGATTGAATTAATTGAGCAAACTGGTAGACAAGGTGATTCTATAGGTGGTGTGGTGGAATGTGTCGCCAGAAATGTGCCGAAAGGTTTGGGTGAACCAGTATTTGATAAGTTAGAAGCTGATATTGCCAAAGCTGTGATGTCGCTTCCTGCTAGTAAAGGTTTTGAAATTGGTTCCGGTTTCGCTGGAACACTGTTAACAGGAATTGAACATAACGACGAATTTTATATTGATGAAAATGGGGAAATCCGCACTGTAACCAACCGTTCTGGTGGTATTCAAGGCGGTATTTCCAATGGCGAAAATATCATTTTACGAGTGGCTTTTAAACCAACAGCTACTATTAGAAAAGAACAAAAAACAGTTACGCGTGAGGGTGAAGAAACACTATTAGCTGCAAAAGGTAGACATGATCCCTGTGTGTTACCCCGTGCAGTTCCAATGGTAGAAGCTATGGTGGCGCTGGTTTTGTGTGACCATTTATTGCGGCATCACGGTCAGTGTCAGGTGTTGTAG
- a CDS encoding ribosomal protein L11 methyltransferase has translation MANTWWELQILCEPELEDSIFWRLEDFGSRGTASERKGNSSLVKAYLPQFQAQLLDLAALALRLRQDALCVGMSAPSLHWQLIDEEDWASSWKQYWQPQEIGDRFLINPAWLPMPETDRLVILLDPGVAFGTGNHATTQLCLEALEMRLSEVPQSFVGNQEREPVIIADIGCGSGILSIGAILLGAEKVYAVDNDPLAVQSTFSNCALNNVSLERLIPAEGSVDVLSKIIEKPVDGIVCNILADVIIQLVPEMTAIAKPSTWAIFSGILLEQSKSVADVLEKHGWVVAALWKKKEWCCLNVRRS, from the coding sequence ATGGCAAACACTTGGTGGGAACTGCAAATTTTATGTGAACCAGAGCTAGAAGATTCTATCTTTTGGCGACTGGAAGATTTTGGTAGTCGGGGGACAGCAAGTGAACGCAAAGGAAATTCTTCGTTAGTCAAGGCTTACTTACCGCAATTTCAAGCGCAGTTATTAGATTTGGCCGCATTGGCGTTGCGGTTGCGCCAAGATGCTTTGTGTGTAGGAATGTCTGCGCCTAGCTTGCATTGGCAATTAATAGATGAAGAAGATTGGGCGAGTAGCTGGAAGCAATATTGGCAACCCCAGGAAATTGGCGATCGCTTTTTGATTAACCCTGCATGGCTACCAATGCCAGAAACAGACAGATTAGTGATTCTCCTTGATCCCGGTGTGGCTTTTGGCACGGGGAATCATGCGACAACTCAACTTTGTTTAGAAGCTCTAGAAATGCGCTTGAGTGAGGTTCCCCAATCGTTTGTGGGGAATCAAGAAAGAGAACCAGTGATAATTGCAGATATCGGTTGCGGTTCTGGTATTTTATCCATCGGTGCAATTTTGCTAGGTGCCGAAAAAGTCTATGCGGTGGATAATGATCCCCTAGCGGTGCAATCAACTTTTAGCAACTGCGCTCTCAATAACGTGAGCCTAGAACGCCTGATTCCCGCCGAAGGTAGTGTAGACGTTTTGAGCAAAATCATCGAGAAACCAGTAGATGGCATCGTCTGTAATATCTTAGCTGACGTGATTATTCAATTGGTTCCCGAAATGACTGCGATCGCCAAACCTAGCACTTGGGCTATCTTTAGTGGCATTTTATTAGAGCAATCAAAATCTGTTGCAGATGTATTAGAAAAACATGGTTGGGTTGTTGCTGCACTTTGGAAGAAGAAAGAATGGTGCTGTTTAAATGTGCGCCGTTCCTGA